A genomic region of Thermodesulfovibrio aggregans contains the following coding sequences:
- a CDS encoding 3-deoxy-D-manno-octulosonic acid transferase: MRKRWIREKFGFFEKNAQSLSSKPKIWIHAVSVGEVVAVSGMIKKLSNKYEIILSTVTDTGQRVAQNRFKDHNVQIIYMPFDIPFVINKTLKHFMPVALILTETELWPNLIRVASKKIPVILANGRISDKSFKGYRKVKFFIKPLLKKFTLLCVQEQQYKEKFLNLGAEQQKIHITGNMKFDIELKPIHFTWEKSIPKPVIIAGSTHEPEEEIVLDSFLNLDIPGTLIIVPRHPERFDVVEKTIKSKLNNNLLFFRLSEINPHQDLPYSSEKFSMIILVDQMGILGSLYRICHIAIIGGSFIPHGGQNPLEPAYWSKPIVCGPHMHNFPFIEEFLNQKACIMTDKDSLSQVLKELIENSELRQTMGERAYQLFLSKSGATEKTLKLLQRIIP; this comes from the coding sequence ATTTGGATTTTTTGAGAAAAATGCTCAATCTCTAAGCTCTAAGCCTAAGATATGGATTCATGCTGTGTCAGTTGGAGAAGTAGTTGCTGTGTCAGGGATGATTAAAAAGCTTTCCAATAAATATGAGATAATTTTAAGCACCGTTACTGACACTGGACAGAGAGTAGCTCAAAATAGATTTAAAGACCATAATGTGCAGATAATATACATGCCTTTTGATATTCCCTTTGTAATTAATAAAACTTTAAAACATTTTATGCCTGTTGCATTAATTCTCACTGAAACAGAGCTCTGGCCTAATTTGATAAGGGTTGCTTCTAAAAAAATACCTGTAATTCTTGCCAATGGAAGAATAAGTGATAAATCTTTTAAAGGTTACAGGAAAGTCAAATTTTTTATAAAACCTTTGCTCAAAAAATTTACTCTTTTATGTGTTCAGGAACAGCAGTATAAAGAAAAATTTTTAAATCTTGGCGCAGAACAACAGAAGATTCATATTACAGGAAATATGAAGTTTGATATAGAGTTAAAACCAATCCATTTTACTTGGGAAAAATCAATTCCAAAGCCTGTTATTATTGCAGGAAGTACTCACGAACCTGAAGAGGAGATTGTTTTAGATTCTTTTTTAAATCTTGATATTCCAGGAACGCTTATAATAGTTCCAAGACATCCTGAAAGATTTGATGTAGTAGAAAAAACTATAAAAAGTAAACTTAACAATAATCTTTTATTTTTTAGACTGTCAGAAATAAATCCACATCAAGATTTACCGTATTCGAGTGAAAAATTTTCCATGATAATTCTTGTTGATCAGATGGGTATACTTGGTAGCCTTTATCGTATCTGCCATATTGCCATTATTGGAGGAAGCTTTATTCCCCATGGAGGACAGAATCCTCTTGAGCCAGCTTATTGGAGTAAACCAATTGTATGTGGGCCGCACATGCATAATTTTCCATTTATAGAGGAATTTTTAAATCAAAAGGCATGTATAATGACAGACAAAGATTCTTTATCACAAGTTTTGAAAGAGCTGATTGAAAATAGTGAACTAAGGCAAACAATGGGTGAAAGAGCATATCAACTCTTTTTGAGTAAATCAGGTGCAACAGAGAAAACTTTAAAATTACTTCAAAGAATCATCCCATAG
- a CDS encoding respiratory nitrate reductase subunit gamma, whose protein sequence is MEESLILFAIASPLIMIVGLSFKFYQISKMPFNIRWEIYPLPLENGKRRHYGGSYLEEVDWVNKPHKKSFIKEFTEPLKEILYLHRVKEFNTYGLWLWSMALHWGIWLLFTWVILLFITLIFDNFSISKFSFIPYLSYFLGSFGSLALIIKRISNKELKLYTSGIDYLNLVFLLSIFVTGILMILSGDFIEETLSYINGVVHLNLSLSELSTFTVIHFLLFEVFLVYIPFSRFFHGPVKFFTFHKILWDDEYQKKDSPEEKRISQQLNYRVLWAGPHILPNQTWLENAKNTNLHEK, encoded by the coding sequence ATGGAAGAATCATTAATTCTTTTTGCTATTGCTTCGCCATTAATCATGATAGTTGGCTTATCTTTTAAATTTTATCAAATTTCTAAAATGCCTTTCAATATAAGATGGGAAATATATCCACTTCCTCTTGAGAATGGAAAAAGAAGACATTATGGTGGATCCTATCTTGAAGAAGTCGACTGGGTTAATAAGCCACACAAAAAAAGTTTTATTAAAGAATTCACAGAACCTTTAAAAGAAATCCTCTATCTTCATAGAGTCAAAGAATTCAACACTTATGGATTATGGCTCTGGTCAATGGCTCTTCATTGGGGAATATGGTTACTTTTTACTTGGGTTATACTACTGTTTATCACATTGATTTTTGATAATTTTTCAATTTCTAAGTTTTCTTTTATTCCCTACTTATCATATTTTCTTGGCTCTTTTGGTTCTCTAGCTCTAATCATAAAGAGAATATCAAACAAAGAGTTGAAACTTTATACCTCTGGAATTGACTACCTCAATCTTGTTTTTCTACTCTCAATCTTTGTAACTGGAATTCTGATGATACTTAGTGGAGACTTTATAGAAGAGACTTTATCTTATATTAATGGAGTTGTCCATCTTAATCTTTCATTATCTGAGCTATCTACATTTACTGTAATCCATTTTTTGCTCTTTGAAGTTTTTCTTGTATATATTCCATTTTCACGCTTTTTCCATGGTCCTGTAAAGTTTTTTACCTTCCATAAAATACTATGGGATGATGAATATCAAAAAAAGGACTCTCCAGAAGAAAAAAGAATATCTCAGCAGCTTAATTACAGAGTATTATGGGCAGGACCGCACATTCTTCCTAATCAAACATGGCTTGAAAATGCCAAAAATACCAATCTTCATGAGAAATAG
- a CDS encoding (Fe-S)-binding protein, which produces MNYFRNFSKETKEPLINLKLEDMIPLSPYIEEKDGFKEISDDWKNKYNFSLDGFSAFPFPEPTEEEKKKIVEKFLRGIEKLLNPESNWTFLKPFSLSLKYCVKCNTCAEACHVYIGSGKKEIYRPNFRSEILRKIYKRYFTTTGKLLKSFVGADIEANYASIRRLLELAYRCTLCRRCVLYCPVGIDNGLIAREIRKLFSQELGMAPVEVYKKGTRLHLKTGSSTGMGPKAFKDIIKFIEEDIHQRIGRKINIPVDKKGADILLLHNGGEYLAWPDHIAAFAILFDIAGVNYTLSSETLGYDGVNYGAWYDDVELARVGLRHLEIAHDLGVKKLVVGECGHSHKVYTIIFDRILPASSPLWNIKRESCIPLMWEIVKSGKIKFDPSRNNFPITMHDSCNIVRLMGVVKPQREIIKAISPDTYREMNPNGSYNYCCGGGSGFAIIRSLNFPVWKNKVSLRLKTKQILDTFKDVLDKDIPKLVVAPCSNCKGSLRDMIHNYGLFEKFKINYSGLAELIVNAIANIPPFLNLDELPE; this is translated from the coding sequence ATGAATTATTTTAGAAATTTTTCGAAAGAGACAAAAGAACCGCTTATAAACTTAAAATTAGAGGATATGATACCGCTATCTCCATACATTGAAGAAAAAGATGGCTTCAAGGAAATTTCAGATGACTGGAAGAATAAATATAATTTTTCTCTAGACGGATTTTCTGCTTTCCCTTTTCCAGAGCCTACAGAAGAAGAAAAGAAAAAAATTGTGGAAAAATTTTTAAGAGGAATTGAAAAACTCTTAAATCCTGAATCTAACTGGACATTTTTAAAACCCTTCTCTTTATCTTTAAAATACTGTGTTAAATGCAATACCTGTGCAGAGGCTTGCCATGTTTATATTGGAAGTGGCAAAAAGGAGATTTATAGACCCAATTTCCGTTCAGAAATTTTAAGAAAAATTTATAAAAGATACTTTACAACCACTGGTAAATTATTAAAATCCTTTGTAGGCGCAGATATAGAAGCAAATTATGCATCAATAAGAAGACTCTTAGAACTTGCCTATCGCTGTACGCTTTGCAGAAGATGTGTTCTATACTGTCCTGTAGGCATTGATAATGGATTAATTGCAAGAGAGATTAGAAAACTATTCAGTCAGGAACTTGGTATGGCTCCTGTAGAAGTCTATAAAAAAGGCACTAGACTTCATCTTAAAACAGGTTCATCAACAGGAATGGGACCTAAAGCATTCAAGGATATTATAAAGTTCATTGAAGAGGATATACACCAAAGAATAGGAAGAAAGATAAATATCCCTGTTGACAAAAAAGGTGCGGATATTCTACTTCTACACAATGGTGGCGAATATCTCGCCTGGCCCGACCATATTGCTGCCTTTGCCATATTGTTTGATATTGCTGGAGTTAATTATACCTTAAGCAGTGAAACTCTTGGTTACGATGGTGTTAACTATGGAGCATGGTACGATGATGTGGAACTTGCCAGAGTAGGACTAAGACATTTAGAGATTGCCCATGATCTTGGCGTAAAAAAACTTGTAGTAGGTGAATGTGGTCACTCTCATAAGGTTTATACAATTATATTTGATAGAATTCTTCCTGCAAGCTCTCCTTTATGGAACATCAAGAGAGAATCATGCATTCCACTAATGTGGGAAATAGTTAAAAGTGGAAAGATAAAGTTCGATCCAAGTAGAAATAACTTTCCAATTACGATGCATGATTCCTGTAATATAGTTAGACTTATGGGTGTAGTAAAACCTCAAAGAGAAATTATTAAAGCTATCTCACCTGATACATACAGAGAAATGAATCCTAATGGTTCCTATAACTATTGCTGTGGTGGAGGAAGCGGATTTGCAATAATTCGTTCTCTCAATTTTCCAGTATGGAAAAATAAAGTCTCTCTCAGGTTAAAGACAAAACAGATTCTTGATACATTTAAAGATGTTTTGGACAAAGATATACCAAAACTCGTAGTAGCCCCCTGTTCTAACTGTAAGGGATCATTAAGAGATATGATACATAACTATGGATTGTTTGAGAAATTTAAGATTAATTATTCAGGATTGGCAGAATTAATTGTTAATGCTATTGCGAATATCCCGCCATTCTTAAATCTTGATGAGCTTCCAGAGTAA